The following are from one region of the Rhodopirellula sp. P2 genome:
- a CDS encoding amidohydrolase family protein, with translation MLTISVACLAVVAHGQDLRGVAPVVGLRTHSPTDVLLTGATLVANPDHYLKDLGSEDSAKDADENPSTGDVLIRAGRIVAVSDSIEPPPGCRVVDCSGKTIYAGWINAWQEVPSDSLTSGDDYWNANIVANREVRDLSSVPDAGKLRSQGFTTTVLAPKGRIIGGQPSVWSLNESKDDADNAHAGPQRIADLKWMTAALSVPRGNDSGERYPNSPMGAVALLRQSLYDAQWYRDASAAHDANPSLPQPDHSETLQTLHQALVGSTFVFDCPNERMALRAQKIANEFALRSIVRGSGREYREAEAIAALDRVLLLPLDFPEAPDVATPESAREVDLVNLMDWKFAPTNPAEMIRQGATICLTTDRLEDPGKFLARLRTAVKRGLSRRDAIAALTTTPAGLLGLERSHGRIAAGMSANLIVASGDLFEKDTKVWKVLVDGQEFVVNEEPETKVASLVGTWKLRMPADSATQVELSIEQKDGRLSAELIGTTPTEETNEESVGGEQASDKADDEESDADGDSDLSDEAELEEQDSDEKQKEEPKEQTSKQKLKKIVQRLDQFAAQITCDHPEDALCQALGLPAGTHRVVIRSAAKALEEVSESEPLSIEFYPIGKPARRFETSWVEPETDETPKEEPADEETSDDKDDEGDQVEDSKDADAEKPAEGELASSEPEQGFDASDAEEPVVDELQLVRPLGVYGRREPVAPVTRVLFQGALVWTCEDRDDLRVPETPMDILVEDGRIVAVDEHIAVPVGEDCTIIDAAGKHITPGLIDCHSHAATDGGINESGQVVTSEVRVGDFIDHTDITIYRQLAGGVTTANILHGSANPIGGQNQVVKFRWGDSMDDFRFQDAPLGIKFALGENVKRNTSRYPNTRMGVEQLLRDQFLAAREYAAAHRRWSSGQRDTLPPRVDLQLQTLVEIQDGKRWIHCHSYRQDEIMATLDVLDEFGIRIGSLQHILEGYKVADRMVEHGAMASSFADWWAYKFEVYDAIPYNGVLMHNKGIVVSYNSDDAEMGRHLNTEAGKAIKYGGVPPTEALKFVTLNPAKQLRIEDRVGSIEVGKDADLVVWSGPPMSTTSRCEQTWIDGRPMFRLEDEAKLRARDEAWRNELIQELLDGKPKSDSDEPTEDDDEKASADHQTMELEEEDRWLRYDEYCNSRGAQQSVQQNAQQAAKSQRSEEVQ, from the coding sequence GTGATTCGATTGAACCGCCACCTGGGTGTCGCGTGGTGGATTGCTCGGGCAAGACCATTTACGCCGGATGGATCAACGCTTGGCAAGAGGTTCCCAGTGACTCATTGACCTCGGGCGATGACTATTGGAATGCAAATATCGTGGCCAATCGCGAGGTTCGCGATTTATCGAGCGTTCCAGATGCTGGCAAGCTTCGCAGCCAAGGATTCACGACGACGGTGCTGGCACCGAAAGGACGCATCATTGGCGGGCAGCCTTCGGTGTGGTCACTGAATGAATCCAAAGACGATGCCGACAACGCCCACGCAGGACCGCAACGCATTGCGGATTTGAAATGGATGACGGCGGCGCTGTCCGTGCCGCGCGGAAATGATTCGGGTGAACGCTATCCCAACTCACCGATGGGCGCGGTGGCACTGCTTCGCCAGTCGCTGTACGACGCGCAGTGGTACCGCGATGCGTCGGCGGCCCATGACGCGAATCCTTCGCTGCCGCAACCGGATCACAGTGAAACCTTGCAAACATTGCATCAGGCTTTGGTTGGATCGACGTTCGTGTTCGATTGCCCAAACGAACGGATGGCGCTGCGAGCTCAGAAAATCGCGAACGAGTTTGCGCTGCGATCCATCGTCCGCGGATCGGGCCGCGAATACCGCGAGGCAGAAGCGATCGCGGCTCTGGATCGCGTGCTGCTGTTGCCGCTGGATTTCCCCGAGGCTCCCGATGTGGCGACGCCCGAGTCCGCTCGTGAAGTGGACCTGGTCAACCTGATGGACTGGAAGTTTGCACCTACCAACCCAGCCGAAATGATTCGCCAAGGCGCGACGATTTGTTTGACCACAGACCGCTTGGAAGACCCGGGCAAGTTTCTGGCTCGTTTGCGGACCGCGGTGAAGCGAGGGTTGTCACGCCGCGACGCGATTGCCGCGCTCACAACCACGCCCGCAGGATTGCTGGGATTGGAGCGATCGCATGGCCGGATCGCCGCTGGGATGTCCGCGAATCTGATTGTCGCGAGCGGGGATCTGTTCGAGAAAGACACCAAAGTTTGGAAGGTGCTGGTCGACGGCCAAGAGTTTGTCGTCAACGAGGAACCCGAAACCAAAGTTGCGTCGTTGGTCGGAACGTGGAAGCTTCGAATGCCGGCAGATTCGGCGACGCAAGTCGAGCTCTCGATCGAACAAAAAGACGGCCGTTTGTCGGCGGAATTGATCGGCACCACACCTACCGAAGAGACGAACGAAGAATCGGTTGGTGGTGAACAAGCGAGCGACAAAGCGGACGACGAAGAGTCGGACGCTGATGGCGATTCGGATCTCTCGGACGAAGCTGAACTGGAAGAGCAAGACTCAGACGAGAAGCAAAAGGAGGAACCCAAGGAACAGACCAGCAAGCAAAAGCTCAAGAAGATCGTGCAGCGATTGGATCAGTTCGCTGCCCAGATCACTTGCGATCATCCGGAAGACGCGTTGTGTCAGGCCCTTGGATTGCCCGCAGGCACGCACCGAGTGGTGATTCGCTCAGCCGCCAAAGCATTGGAGGAGGTCTCCGAATCGGAACCCTTGTCAATCGAGTTCTATCCAATCGGGAAGCCAGCACGACGCTTTGAGACCAGTTGGGTGGAACCTGAAACGGACGAGACACCCAAAGAAGAACCAGCGGATGAAGAGACGTCTGATGACAAGGACGATGAAGGCGACCAAGTCGAAGATTCAAAGGACGCTGATGCCGAGAAGCCTGCCGAAGGTGAGTTGGCATCGTCGGAACCCGAGCAGGGATTCGACGCATCCGATGCGGAAGAGCCTGTTGTTGACGAACTTCAACTTGTTCGCCCCCTCGGTGTTTACGGACGACGCGAACCAGTCGCTCCAGTGACACGAGTTTTGTTCCAAGGGGCTCTGGTTTGGACGTGTGAAGATCGCGACGACCTCCGAGTGCCAGAGACACCGATGGATATCTTGGTCGAAGACGGCCGGATCGTCGCTGTCGACGAACACATCGCCGTGCCGGTTGGTGAGGATTGCACCATCATCGATGCAGCGGGCAAACACATCACTCCGGGGTTGATCGATTGTCACTCGCACGCGGCAACCGACGGAGGCATCAACGAATCTGGACAAGTCGTCACATCTGAAGTTCGAGTCGGTGACTTCATCGACCACACCGACATCACGATCTATCGGCAACTCGCCGGTGGGGTGACGACCGCGAATATCTTGCATGGCTCCGCGAATCCGATCGGAGGGCAGAACCAAGTCGTGAAGTTCCGTTGGGGAGATTCGATGGACGACTTCCGGTTCCAGGACGCTCCGCTGGGAATCAAGTTCGCTCTCGGCGAAAACGTCAAGCGAAACACGTCACGATATCCCAACACACGAATGGGAGTCGAGCAATTGCTTCGCGATCAATTCTTGGCGGCCCGCGAGTATGCAGCCGCACATCGTCGCTGGAGTTCAGGGCAGCGTGACACGCTGCCGCCACGAGTCGATTTGCAACTTCAGACGCTGGTGGAGATTCAGGACGGCAAACGTTGGATTCACTGTCACAGTTATCGCCAGGACGAGATCATGGCGACGCTGGATGTGCTGGATGAATTCGGCATTCGGATCGGATCGTTGCAGCACATCTTGGAAGGCTACAAAGTGGCTGACCGGATGGTGGAGCACGGTGCAATGGCGTCCTCCTTCGCGGATTGGTGGGCCTACAAGTTCGAGGTCTACGATGCGATTCCTTACAACGGTGTTTTGATGCACAACAAAGGCATCGTGGTTTCTTACAACAGTGACGATGCTGAAATGGGACGGCACCTCAACACCGAGGCTGGCAAGGCGATCAAGTACGGCGGCGTGCCACCGACAGAAGCATTGAAATTCGTCACGCTGAATCCAGCCAAGCAACTTCGGATCGAGGACCGCGTGGGATCGATCGAAGTCGGCAAGGACGCGGACTTGGTCGTTTGGAGTGGTCCTCCGATGTCGACCACCTCACGTTGCGAACAAACCTGGATCGACGGTCGTCCGATGTTCCGACTGGAGGACGAGGCGAAGCTACGTGCTCGCGACGAGGCTTGGCGGAACGAATTGATCCAAGAATTGCTCGATGGCAAACCCAAGTCCGATTCGGACGAACCGACCGAGGACGACGACGAGAAAGCATCGGCAGACCATCAAACGATGGAACTGGAAGAGGAGGACCGTTGGCTACGTTACGACGAGTACTGCAATTCTCGCGGTGCTCAACAAAGTGTTCAACAAAACGCCCAGCAAGCTGCGAAGTCACAACGATCGGAGGAAGTCCAATGA